One Candidatus Methylomirabilis sp. genomic region harbors:
- the hemW gene encoding radical SAM family heme chaperone HemW: MRPLALYLHIPYCLSRCHYCDFNTYVLDGPQSREYVRALAAEIRHQGRALEEPRRVETVFFGGGTPSLLPAGELSGLLEACRAAFSVAPGAEITLEANPETVTAEAFTLLRRAGFNRVSLGVQALHAGLLHVLGRTHTAGRATEAFAAVRAAGFRNVNLDVMFGLPGQSLRDWRETLEGIVHLAPEHLSTYGLTIEEGTLFGRLHRQGALRLPPEGAHLAMYREALRSLPAAGYRRYELSNFARPGFECRHNLTYWRQGEYVGLGAGAHGYLGGVRYSNERLPAAYIAAVTRQGSAVATREHPSPLEQAEEALMLGLRLAEGFDLAAFAARFGLPDPPVDPAALSRLEGMGLIETGGGLLRLTEAGLAVSDTVVGDLAVSLTSPAGICA, from the coding sequence ATGAGACCGCTGGCCCTCTACCTGCACATCCCCTACTGCCTCTCCCGCTGCCACTACTGCGACTTCAATACCTACGTCCTCGACGGCCCCCAGTCCCGGGAGTACGTGCGGGCCCTCGCCGCCGAGATCCGCCACCAGGGGCGGGCGCTCGAGGAGCCGCGGCGGGTCGAGACCGTTTTCTTCGGGGGCGGCACCCCGTCCCTCCTGCCCGCGGGGGAGCTCAGCGGCCTGCTCGAGGCCTGCCGGGCCGCGTTCTCGGTCGCCCCGGGGGCGGAGATCACGCTCGAGGCGAACCCCGAAACGGTGACGGCGGAGGCGTTCACGCTCCTCCGCCGGGCCGGGTTCAACCGGGTCAGCCTCGGCGTCCAGGCGCTCCATGCGGGGCTCCTCCACGTCCTGGGCCGGACCCATACCGCCGGGCGGGCCACCGAGGCCTTCGCCGCCGTCCGGGCCGCGGGCTTCCGCAACGTGAATCTGGACGTGATGTTCGGCCTGCCGGGCCAGTCGCTCCGGGACTGGCGTGAGACCCTGGAGGGGATCGTGCACCTTGCCCCGGAGCACCTCTCCACCTACGGGCTGACCATCGAGGAGGGGACCCTCTTCGGTCGGCTGCACCGGCAGGGCGCGCTCCGGCTCCCGCCGGAGGGGGCGCACCTGGCCATGTACCGGGAGGCACTCCGGTCCCTGCCGGCGGCCGGCTACCGCCGCTATGAACTCTCCAACTTCGCCCGCCCGGGCTTCGAGTGCCGGCACAACCTCACCTACTGGCGCCAGGGGGAGTACGTGGGGCTCGGAGCCGGAGCCCACGGTTACCTCGGCGGCGTCCGCTATAGCAACGAGCGTCTCCCGGCGGCCTACATCGCTGCCGTGACGCGGCAGGGCAGCGCCGTTGCCACGCGGGAACACCCCTCGCCGCTCGAGCAGGCGGAGGAGGCGCTCATGCTGGGCCTCCGGCTGGCGGAGGGCTTCGACCTCGCCGCCTTTGCGGCGCGGTTCGGCCTCCCCGACCCCCCCGTTGACCCGGCGGCCCTGAGCCGGCTTGAGGGGATGGGACTCATCGAGACAGGGGGAGGCTTGCTCCGGCTGACCGAGGCGGGTCTCGCCGTCTCGGATACTGTTGTTGGGGACTTAGCCGTTTCCCTCACCAGTCCGGCGGGGATTTGCGCTTGA
- the lepB gene encoding signal peptidase I, with amino-acid sequence MDEREQAAEEQTRVAGISVPRKKSATREWVEAILVAVVLAIFIRTFVVQAFKIPSGSMLETLQIGDHLLVNKMTRGTIVEIPLTRITLFHVPRLREPQRGEILVFQFPRDPSRDFIKRVIGLPGEILAVRDKRVYIDGKLLEEPYVIYRGGAPAATPAPPTLRMAANPVEACGTGEGRYMRERDEYGPCLVPEGHLFMMGDNRDQSEDSRAWGPLPVELIRGKAFLIYWSWDRERFLPRWSRIGKLVR; translated from the coding sequence ATGGACGAGCGGGAGCAGGCAGCGGAGGAGCAGACCAGGGTGGCGGGGATCAGCGTTCCCCGCAAGAAGTCGGCGACGCGGGAGTGGGTCGAGGCCATCCTGGTGGCGGTGGTCCTGGCTATCTTCATCCGGACCTTCGTGGTCCAGGCGTTTAAAATTCCTTCGGGGTCCATGCTGGAGACCCTGCAGATCGGGGATCACCTGCTGGTCAACAAGATGACCCGCGGGACCATTGTGGAAATCCCCCTGACCCGGATCACCCTCTTCCACGTCCCGCGCCTCCGGGAGCCGCAGCGGGGGGAGATCCTGGTCTTCCAGTTCCCGCGCGACCCCAGCCGGGACTTCATCAAGCGGGTCATCGGGCTGCCGGGAGAGATCCTGGCCGTCCGGGACAAGCGGGTCTACATCGACGGGAAGCTGCTCGAGGAGCCCTACGTCATCTACCGGGGCGGCGCGCCCGCCGCCACTCCGGCGCCGCCGACCCTCCGGATGGCCGCGAACCCGGTTGAGGCTTGCGGTACCGGCGAGGGGCGCTACATGCGGGAGCGGGACGAATACGGGCCCTGCCTCGTCCCGGAGGGCCACCTCTTCATGATGGGGGACAACCGGGACCAGAGCGAGGACAGCCGGGCCTGGGGCCCCCTCCCGGTGGAGCTCATCCGGGGGAAGGCCTTTCTGATCTACTGGTCCTGGGACCGGGAGCGGTTCCTGCCGCGCTGGAGCCGGATCGGGAAGCTGGTGCGATGA
- the hrcA gene encoding heat-inducible transcriptional repressor HrcA, translating into MVQEQGPLTERQKAILRAVIHDYIHSAEPVGSRSVSRRYAFQLGPASIRNIMADLEELGYLAQPHTSAGRIPTDQGYRFYVDTLMDPARLTPEEEGLIAARFTPALGQVEGLMRETSQVLGTLSRCAGIAIAPRFDQLQVKRLEFVNLAADRVLLILAATSGVVHHKVVAVDEPLSQDELNRIARYLNELLHGLTLREVRQVLVAKMAEEKALYDQLLRRALQLGRKTVEGEPLADIYIGGTTHIMEQPEFADAEKMRAIFAAFEEKSRLVRVLDRCLTDAGLTVIIGRELGEVGLQEFSVVASPYFQRGAPVGALAVVGPTRMPYEKVVSLVDYTARLVSRLLTDEAS; encoded by the coding sequence ATGGTACAAGAGCAGGGGCCCCTCACGGAGCGGCAGAAGGCGATCCTGCGGGCCGTCATCCATGATTACATCCACTCTGCGGAGCCGGTCGGCTCCCGCAGTGTCTCCCGGCGCTACGCGTTCCAGCTCGGCCCGGCCAGCATCCGGAACATCATGGCCGACCTCGAGGAGCTCGGGTACCTTGCCCAGCCCCACACCTCAGCCGGGCGCATCCCCACCGACCAGGGATACCGCTTCTACGTGGACACCCTGATGGATCCGGCCCGCCTCACCCCCGAGGAGGAGGGGCTCATCGCGGCCCGCTTCACCCCGGCCCTGGGTCAGGTGGAGGGGCTCATGCGGGAGACCAGCCAGGTCCTGGGGACCCTCTCCCGCTGCGCGGGGATCGCCATCGCCCCGCGCTTCGATCAGCTCCAGGTCAAGCGCCTGGAGTTCGTGAACCTCGCGGCCGACCGGGTCCTCCTCATCCTGGCGGCGACCTCGGGGGTGGTCCACCACAAGGTGGTCGCGGTGGATGAGCCGCTCTCCCAGGATGAGCTGAACCGGATCGCCCGATACCTGAACGAGCTCCTCCACGGCCTGACGCTGCGGGAGGTCCGGCAGGTGCTGGTGGCCAAGATGGCCGAGGAGAAAGCCCTCTACGACCAGCTCCTCCGCCGGGCGCTCCAGTTGGGGCGGAAGACGGTGGAGGGAGAGCCGCTGGCCGACATCTACATTGGCGGGACCACCCACATCATGGAGCAGCCGGAGTTCGCCGATGCCGAGAAGATGCGGGCCATCTTCGCCGCCTTCGAGGAGAAGTCCCGCCTCGTGCGGGTCCTGGACCGCTGTCTGACCGATGCGGGCCTCACCGTGATCATCGGGCGGGAGCTCGGGGAGGTGGGGCTGCAGGAGTTCAGCGTGGTGGCCTCTCCCTACTTTCAGCGGGGGGCCCCGGTCGGCGCCCTGGCGGTCGTGGGCCCGACCCGGATGCCGTACGAGAAGGTCGTCTCGCTGGTGGACTACACCGCCCGCCTGGTGAGCCGCCTGCTGACGGACGAAGCCTCCTGA